A genomic stretch from bacterium includes:
- a CDS encoding MFS transporter gives MIQTVALLSVFGLGIAFSVLGALKLELTKVLKIDDAQFGKLISALMFTSIFVVLAFGPLVDMFGYKPIAIMGFVLGFIAVFMLISAKTYGMAVFSCVVLGIGAMCLNLGNTLIPMVLFGGQNPTAASNFGNVFFGVGAFITPLLIGLLLGKMGYKGTGMVIAFIMLVPVIFAVTAGYPSIEKTGVTLGQAVASAFGLLSNPVIIVSALALFCYIGLEVSMGGFITTYLTSVGFEGKSANMVLSGFWIALLAARLINSAIVTPEIGAWIITLLALVATVSIGFMVASKSKLPAALFVLITGFAFGPLFPTIVGVTFSKIDSSLYGSAFGIIFAVGLLGGTTIPAAIGSFSKGMTIRKSLMIGMAAAFVLFIIAIIMGRV, from the coding sequence ATGATCCAGACCGTTGCATTACTCAGTGTTTTCGGACTCGGCATCGCGTTTTCGGTGCTTGGCGCGCTCAAGCTCGAGCTGACCAAGGTGCTGAAAATCGATGACGCCCAGTTCGGTAAATTGATTTCCGCATTGATGTTTACGAGTATCTTCGTCGTTCTGGCCTTCGGCCCGCTCGTGGACATGTTCGGGTATAAACCCATCGCAATCATGGGTTTTGTGCTCGGTTTCATAGCGGTGTTCATGCTCATTTCGGCAAAAACGTACGGCATGGCGGTTTTTTCATGTGTCGTGCTCGGCATCGGGGCCATGTGCCTCAATCTCGGCAATACGCTCATCCCGATGGTGCTGTTCGGGGGACAGAATCCCACTGCCGCTTCGAATTTCGGGAACGTGTTCTTCGGTGTCGGGGCGTTCATCACCCCGCTTCTCATTGGCCTGCTGCTCGGTAAGATGGGGTACAAGGGAACCGGCATGGTGATAGCGTTCATCATGCTCGTCCCGGTGATATTCGCTGTAACGGCCGGATACCCGTCAATCGAGAAGACCGGTGTCACGCTGGGACAGGCGGTAGCAAGCGCGTTCGGGCTCCTGTCGAACCCGGTGATCATCGTGTCCGCGCTTGCCCTGTTCTGCTATATCGGGCTCGAGGTATCGATGGGGGGATTCATTACAACATACCTGACAAGCGTCGGATTCGAGGGAAAATCCGCGAACATGGTCCTCTCTGGTTTCTGGATCGCTCTTCTCGCTGCCCGGCTCATCAACTCGGCAATTGTGACCCCCGAGATCGGCGCATGGATTATTACACTGCTCGCTCTCGTGGCGACCGTGTCGATCGGATTCATGGTTGCCTCAAAATCTAAACTGCCGGCGGCGCTGTTCGTTCTCATCACCGGTTTTGCCTTCGGGCCGCTGTTCCCGACCATCGTGGGAGTAACCTTCTCTAAGATAGACTCGTCCCTCTACGGCAGCGCGTTCGGAATCATCTTCGCCGTGGGCCTGCTCGGCGGAACCACCATCCCCGCGGCAATCGGCTCCTTCTCGAAGGGCATGACCATCCGCAAGAGCCTCATGATCGGGATGGCCGCCGCGTTCGTTCTCTTCATCATCGCCATCATCATGGGCAGGGTGTGA
- a CDS encoding sugar phosphate isomerase/epimerase gives MRTIKGPGIFLAQFMGDKPPFDTLEHIVKWAADLGYVGVQLPAWDTRCIDIRKAAESKTYCDELKGKLKTLGVDITELSSHLQGQLVAVHPAYDALFDGFAPEAVRGNPKARTEWAVEQLKLCAQASRNLGLNAHPTFSGALLWHTMYPWPQRPAGLVETGFRELAKRWKPILDTFDDAGVDVCYEIHPGEDLHDGVTFERFREAAGNHPRACLLYDPSHFVLQQLDYLAYIDIYHEFIKAFHVKDAEFNPTGRSGVYGGYQSWVDRPGRFRSLGDGQVDFMGIFSKLAQYDYPGWAVLEWECALKHPEQGAVEGAEFISQYIIRTTEKAFDDFAGTGADEAMNRRILGLQ, from the coding sequence ATGAGAACAATAAAAGGCCCCGGAATTTTCCTCGCGCAGTTCATGGGGGACAAACCGCCCTTCGACACGCTCGAACATATCGTGAAGTGGGCGGCGGACCTCGGCTATGTCGGAGTACAGCTCCCGGCCTGGGATACCCGCTGCATCGATATCCGTAAGGCGGCCGAAAGTAAAACGTACTGCGATGAGCTCAAAGGGAAGCTGAAAACTCTTGGCGTCGATATAACCGAGCTTTCCTCGCACCTTCAGGGTCAGCTCGTTGCGGTACATCCGGCATATGATGCCCTGTTCGACGGTTTTGCGCCGGAAGCTGTCCGCGGTAACCCGAAAGCCCGCACCGAGTGGGCGGTCGAACAGCTCAAGCTCTGTGCGCAGGCAAGCCGTAACCTCGGGCTCAACGCTCATCCGACATTTTCGGGCGCGCTGCTCTGGCACACCATGTATCCCTGGCCGCAGCGTCCTGCGGGCCTTGTCGAAACGGGCTTCAGAGAACTGGCGAAACGCTGGAAACCTATTCTCGATACCTTCGACGATGCGGGAGTGGATGTGTGCTACGAGATTCACCCGGGTGAGGACCTCCATGACGGTGTCACGTTCGAGCGGTTCCGCGAGGCGGCCGGAAACCACCCGCGCGCATGCCTTCTCTACGACCCGAGCCATTTTGTGCTCCAGCAGCTCGATTATCTGGCTTACATCGACATCTATCATGAATTCATCAAAGCGTTCCATGTCAAGGATGCCGAGTTCAATCCAACCGGGCGCTCGGGCGTGTACGGCGGTTACCAGTCATGGGTCGACAGGCCGGGACGGTTCCGTTCGCTCGGCGACGGCCAGGTGGATTTCATGGGAATTTTCAGTAAACTTGCCCAGTACGATTACCCCGGATGGGCTGTTCTCGAATGGGAGTGCGCCCTCAAGCATCCCGAACAGGGTGCGGTGGAAGGCGCCGAGTTCATCAGCCAGTATATCATACGAACCACCGAGAAAGCGTTCGACGATTTCGCCGGAACGGGCGCCGATGAGGCGATGAACCGGAGGATTCTCGGGCTCCAGTGA
- a CDS encoding Gfo/Idh/MocA family oxidoreductase yields MNRKLRMGMIGGGKGAFIGAVHRMAAALDGHCELVCGAFSSTPERSKESGKALYLPPERVYGDYKEMIDREKKLPAGERMDFVSIVTPNNLHFPAAKMALENGFPVICDKPMTFSLAEAKELEEVVNRTGLLFGLTHNYTGYPLVKEAREMVRTGKLGKIRKIVVEYPQGWLATKLEDTGYKQAEWRADPKRSGIANCMGDIGTHAENLAEYITGLKITELCADLTTFVKGRVLDDDGNVLVHFDNGARGILYASQISVGEENGLRIRVYGEKGGLEWVQMDPNVLIAKWMDRPAELLRTNNPYLSERSRINSRIPAGHPEGFIEAFANIYRNYILALMAILDGGKPKPEHMDFPSVKDGVRGMAFIETVVESGRSDRKWVPFKAW; encoded by the coding sequence ATGAACAGAAAACTCAGAATGGGAATGATCGGCGGCGGCAAGGGAGCCTTCATCGGAGCCGTACACCGTATGGCCGCCGCGCTGGACGGTCACTGCGAACTGGTATGCGGGGCTTTCAGCAGCACTCCCGAACGGTCGAAAGAATCGGGAAAGGCGCTGTACCTCCCGCCGGAACGGGTGTACGGTGATTACAAAGAGATGATCGACCGTGAAAAGAAGCTTCCTGCGGGCGAGCGCATGGACTTCGTCTCCATCGTGACCCCCAACAACCTCCATTTCCCGGCGGCAAAAATGGCGCTTGAAAACGGGTTTCCGGTAATATGCGATAAACCCATGACATTCAGCCTTGCCGAGGCGAAGGAGCTCGAAGAGGTTGTCAACAGAACCGGCCTTCTCTTCGGCCTGACCCATAACTATACCGGCTATCCGCTCGTGAAAGAGGCGCGCGAGATGGTGAGAACGGGCAAGCTCGGTAAAATCCGCAAGATCGTGGTCGAGTATCCGCAGGGATGGCTCGCAACGAAACTCGAGGACACCGGCTATAAACAGGCCGAATGGCGCGCCGATCCGAAGCGTTCGGGCATAGCCAACTGCATGGGGGATATCGGAACGCATGCCGAAAATCTGGCCGAGTACATCACCGGCCTCAAAATAACCGAGCTCTGCGCTGACCTTACCACCTTCGTCAAGGGCCGCGTGCTCGACGACGATGGCAATGTGCTGGTGCACTTCGACAACGGCGCCCGCGGAATCCTCTACGCCAGCCAGATCAGCGTTGGGGAGGAAAACGGCCTGCGAATCCGTGTGTACGGCGAGAAAGGCGGCCTTGAATGGGTTCAGATGGACCCGAATGTCCTCATCGCGAAATGGATGGACCGACCCGCCGAGCTGCTGCGGACTAACAACCCGTACCTGTCGGAACGGTCGAGGATAAATTCACGGATTCCGGCCGGGCACCCGGAAGGATTCATCGAGGCGTTTGCCAATATCTACCGTAACTATATTCTTGCCCTCATGGCGATTCTTGACGGTGGAAAGCCGAAACCGGAGCATATGGATTTCCCGTCGGTAAAGGACGGCGTCCGCGGCATGGCATTCATCGAGACCGTCGTGGAATCGGGCAGGAGCGACAGGAAGTGGGTTCCCTTCAAGGCTTGGTGA
- a CDS encoding Gfo/Idh/MocA family oxidoreductase encodes MSGKKGIQRRDFLKAASVAAIGAPYIVPSTVFGQNTPSNRFTMGCIGVGNMGTGNMKNFLEREDVQVVAVCDVDRLHRLNAKEIVEQKYAEKMLSGRYKGCDHYNDFRDLIYRKDIDLISIAVPDHWHAIPAIMAANAGKDIYAEKPLALTIAEGRAMSDAVRRNGVVWQTGSWQRSVANFRTACELVRNERIGKLKKIYVGLPTGSAIGSQPEMPVPEGFDYDFWLGQAPLAPYTEKRCHWNFRWILDYSGGQLTDWAAHHCDIAQWGMGTEYTGPVEVEGEGNFPRDGLWNAATEYHFVCTYKNGIVVDVGNNTRPDNKQGVKFIGSDGWVFVSRSEFDAEPKSLLTTVIGKDEIHLYKSENHYANFIDCVRSRELTITPIEVAHRSITIGHLGNISMQLGRKVKWNPDTERFVNDPEADRMLSRAMRSPWTLNMT; translated from the coding sequence ATGAGCGGGAAAAAGGGCATACAGCGCCGTGATTTTTTAAAGGCCGCTTCGGTTGCCGCCATCGGTGCTCCGTATATTGTTCCTTCGACGGTGTTCGGGCAGAACACTCCGAGCAACCGGTTTACCATGGGATGCATCGGTGTGGGCAACATGGGTACCGGAAACATGAAGAACTTTCTGGAGCGAGAGGACGTACAGGTCGTTGCAGTCTGCGATGTCGACCGGCTTCACCGTCTCAACGCCAAGGAGATCGTCGAGCAGAAGTACGCCGAAAAAATGCTGTCCGGCCGTTATAAGGGCTGCGATCATTACAACGATTTCAGGGATCTCATCTATCGTAAGGATATCGACCTCATATCGATTGCGGTGCCCGATCACTGGCATGCGATACCCGCCATCATGGCGGCGAACGCCGGAAAGGACATCTACGCCGAAAAACCGCTCGCCCTTACCATAGCGGAGGGGCGCGCCATGTCCGATGCGGTACGCCGCAACGGCGTCGTGTGGCAGACGGGGAGCTGGCAGCGGTCGGTCGCCAATTTCCGGACCGCCTGTGAACTTGTCCGCAACGAGCGTATCGGCAAGCTCAAGAAAATCTATGTGGGGCTGCCCACCGGAAGCGCCATTGGCTCACAGCCCGAAATGCCGGTGCCCGAGGGATTCGATTATGATTTCTGGCTCGGTCAGGCTCCCCTGGCGCCCTATACGGAGAAACGGTGTCACTGGAATTTCCGCTGGATACTCGACTATTCGGGCGGACAGCTCACTGACTGGGCGGCACATCACTGCGATATCGCCCAGTGGGGAATGGGTACCGAATATACCGGGCCTGTCGAGGTCGAGGGAGAGGGCAATTTCCCCCGTGACGGGCTCTGGAACGCGGCTACCGAGTATCACTTCGTCTGCACATACAAGAACGGGATCGTCGTGGATGTCGGTAACAACACACGTCCCGACAACAAGCAGGGAGTCAAGTTCATCGGCTCCGACGGATGGGTGTTTGTAAGCCGTTCGGAATTCGATGCGGAGCCGAAATCGCTGCTTACCACGGTAATCGGCAAGGATGAAATTCATCTTTATAAATCAGAGAATCATTATGCCAATTTCATCGACTGTGTCCGTTCGCGTGAGCTGACAATCACTCCGATCGAGGTCGCCCACCGGTCGATTACGATCGGTCACCTCGGCAACATATCCATGCAGCTTGGCCGAAAGGTGAAATGGAATCCCGACACGGAGCGCTTTGTCAACGATCCGGAAGCGGACAGGATGCTATCACGGGCGATGAGGAGTCCCTGGACGCTCAATATGACATGA
- a CDS encoding M20/M25/M40 family metallo-hydrolase — MADRDRLFDLIDDEEVIQVTHDMVAIPSVTTHEGRGMLGFMEQWFDDLGIPYREYETEDRRANFFADFGAVSGPGRFIFNGHQDTKPVDGMTVDPFGGVISDGKMYGRGACDMKCGLAAILCAFKALVRGGFRPARGITFYSDIEEEFGGPNGMTLMISRGLLEGYEGLISCEPTNLDVQIGDKGGLTTCFETIGKSAHSGLAHLGINAIQNMALFIGEFLELPYLKKKNPYFGMSTINFEKIDGGLYLSAVPDRCTVCVDSRLIPETPIEEVNKEITDLMERLNREHGINIREIDPPASWRPRRGGISSQHISPDHELTKRVIRAVSAVTGTKATVSGCPGATIASQMIVRGTPAIICGPGAIEQAHTEDEWVDITQIPKAARIYALLMADM; from the coding sequence ATGGCCGATAGAGATCGTCTTTTTGATCTTATCGATGACGAGGAAGTAATCCAGGTGACCCATGACATGGTTGCCATACCATCGGTAACAACCCACGAGGGGCGGGGCATGCTCGGATTCATGGAACAGTGGTTCGATGATCTCGGCATCCCGTACCGTGAATATGAAACCGAAGACAGAAGAGCGAATTTCTTTGCCGATTTCGGTGCTGTAAGCGGCCCCGGCCGGTTTATATTCAACGGTCACCAGGATACGAAACCGGTGGACGGCATGACAGTCGATCCGTTCGGCGGCGTGATCAGCGACGGGAAGATGTACGGCCGCGGCGCATGCGACATGAAATGCGGCCTTGCGGCGATTCTCTGCGCTTTCAAGGCGCTCGTCCGTGGTGGTTTCAGACCCGCCCGGGGTATAACCTTTTACAGCGACATCGAGGAGGAATTCGGCGGCCCCAATGGCATGACCCTCATGATCAGTCGCGGCCTGCTGGAGGGTTACGAAGGTTTGATCTCCTGCGAGCCGACAAACCTCGATGTTCAGATCGGGGACAAGGGAGGGCTCACGACCTGCTTCGAAACGATCGGGAAATCGGCCCATTCCGGGCTTGCCCACCTCGGAATCAACGCCATACAGAACATGGCCCTGTTCATAGGGGAATTCCTCGAACTGCCCTACCTGAAAAAAAAGAATCCCTATTTCGGCATGAGCACCATCAATTTTGAAAAAATCGACGGCGGACTCTACCTTTCCGCAGTACCAGACCGCTGCACCGTATGCGTCGATTCTCGTCTTATTCCGGAAACACCGATCGAGGAAGTGAATAAGGAAATCACCGACCTCATGGAGCGGCTCAACCGCGAGCACGGCATCAATATCCGTGAAATCGACCCGCCAGCAAGCTGGCGTCCCCGCAGGGGAGGTATCTCATCACAGCATATTTCTCCGGATCATGAGCTTACGAAACGGGTAATCCGCGCGGTCTCGGCGGTTACCGGAACGAAAGCAACCGTTTCCGGGTGTCCCGGCGCAACAATTGCGAGCCAGATGATTGTGCGCGGCACACCGGCGATAATCTGCGGTCCGGGTGCAATCGAGCAGGCGCATACCGAAGACGAATGGGTCGACATAACGCAGATACCCAAAGCCGCCCGAATCTATGCACTTCTTATGGCTGACATGTGA
- a CDS encoding M20 family metallopeptidase, whose translation MPHIDKLLSLLDDDEIIQVTREMVAIPSITHHEGMGMVNYLVKWFKDLGIPARLYPYDEDRSNFFADYGTTSGPGRFMFNGHQDIKPVDGMTVDPYAGEIRDGRMYGRGTCDMKGGIAGVLCAFKALVRAGVKPKGCITLFSDIEEEYGGFGGYYWARDRGLFEGCEGLISCEPTELQIQIGNRGAFATSFETKGRSAHSGLAHLGINAIHNMALFINEYLKLPYLKVENPYFGRPTVNFEKIQGGLYLSAVPDRCQVCVDSRLIPETPPSLVQKQVDELMSRLNREHGINISEVPEPEGWRARSAKNGAASISPDHPFTQRAVRAFKHALGVDPVIGGCPAVTIAMVLIEMGIPAIICGPGSISKAHTADEFIPVDELLKAARIYTALMAEM comes from the coding sequence ATGCCCCACATTGATAAACTGCTTTCATTGCTCGATGACGACGAAATCATCCAGGTCACCCGCGAGATGGTGGCCATACCCTCCATCACTCACCATGAGGGAATGGGGATGGTCAACTATCTCGTGAAATGGTTCAAGGACCTCGGCATCCCTGCCCGTCTCTATCCCTACGACGAGGACCGCTCGAACTTTTTCGCCGATTACGGTACAACGAGCGGGCCGGGCCGGTTCATGTTCAACGGTCATCAGGATATCAAACCGGTGGACGGCATGACTGTCGATCCGTATGCAGGAGAAATCCGCGACGGCAGGATGTACGGGCGCGGAACCTGCGATATGAAAGGCGGTATCGCAGGGGTGCTGTGTGCATTCAAAGCGCTCGTCCGGGCAGGAGTCAAACCGAAGGGCTGCATAACGCTGTTCAGCGATATCGAGGAGGAATACGGCGGTTTTGGCGGATATTACTGGGCACGGGACCGTGGATTGTTCGAAGGCTGCGAGGGACTGATTTCCTGTGAACCCACCGAGCTCCAGATCCAGATCGGCAACCGTGGCGCCTTCGCGACGAGCTTCGAAACAAAGGGCCGTTCCGCCCACTCCGGACTGGCGCATCTCGGAATCAACGCCATCCATAACATGGCGCTGTTTATCAACGAGTACCTCAAGCTTCCATACCTCAAGGTCGAAAATCCGTACTTCGGCAGGCCAACGGTCAATTTTGAAAAAATCCAGGGAGGACTGTATCTCTCCGCGGTGCCGGATCGCTGCCAGGTATGCGTCGATTCACGGCTCATCCCTGAAACCCCGCCGTCGCTCGTTCAGAAACAGGTGGACGAGCTCATGAGCCGTCTGAACCGTGAGCACGGCATCAACATCAGCGAGGTTCCCGAGCCCGAAGGCTGGCGCGCCAGAAGCGCCAAAAACGGCGCCGCATCCATTTCACCCGATCATCCCTTTACGCAACGCGCGGTCAGGGCTTTCAAACATGCGCTCGGCGTCGATCCGGTTATCGGCGGCTGCCCCGCGGTCACCATCGCCATGGTGCTCATCGAAATGGGTATTCCGGCCATCATCTGCGGCCCCGGCTCGATTTCCAAGGCGCATACCGCGGACGAGTTCATTCCGGTCGATGAACTCCTCAAAGCAGCCCGAATCTATACCGCTCTCATGGCCGAAATGTAA
- a CDS encoding ArgE/DapE family deacylase: MADIEKLFSLLDEDELVQVTRDLVAIPSITHHEGMGMVDYYVKWFGDLGIPVRIYPFDDNRANFFADYGSADGPGRFMFNGHQDIKPVDGMTVDPYAGEIRDGKMYGRGTCDMKAGLAAILCSLKALVRAGVKPAGGITFFSDIEEEYGGKAGYYWAKDQGLYNGFEGMISCEPTELEIQIGNRGCFVTSYEAKGKSAHSGLPHLGINAIHHMAMFISEFLKLPYLQVKNPHFGKPTVNFEKIDGGLYLAAIPDRCQVCLDSRIIPETPPEVVQNQVDDLLERLSREHGVTITEVPEPEGWRATGGKLKAEFIPHNHPLALRVADAERKALGRKPVISGCPGVTAAMVFIAMGIPAVICGPGSVAQAHTEDEYIEVEQIPKAARIYTALMAGM; encoded by the coding sequence GTGGCGGATATCGAAAAACTGTTCAGCCTGCTCGATGAAGACGAACTCGTACAGGTGACCCGCGATCTCGTGGCTATCCCGTCCATCACCCACCATGAGGGAATGGGGATGGTCGATTATTACGTGAAATGGTTTGGGGATCTCGGAATACCCGTACGCATCTATCCCTTCGATGACAACCGCGCGAACTTTTTTGCCGATTACGGCTCTGCTGACGGCCCCGGACGGTTCATGTTCAACGGTCATCAGGATATCAAACCGGTGGACGGCATGACTGTGGACCCCTACGCCGGAGAAATCCGCGACGGGAAGATGTACGGCCGCGGCACCTGCGACATGAAAGCCGGGCTTGCTGCGATACTGTGCTCGCTTAAAGCACTTGTCCGCGCAGGAGTGAAACCGGCAGGCGGTATCACCTTTTTCAGCGATATCGAGGAAGAATACGGCGGAAAAGCCGGATACTACTGGGCGAAGGATCAGGGTCTCTACAACGGTTTCGAAGGAATGATCTCCTGCGAGCCGACCGAACTTGAAATCCAGATCGGCAACCGGGGGTGTTTCGTCACAAGCTACGAAGCGAAGGGCAAATCAGCTCACTCCGGCCTGCCGCACCTCGGAATCAACGCAATCCACCATATGGCCATGTTCATCTCCGAATTTCTCAAGCTGCCATACCTCCAGGTCAAAAATCCGCATTTCGGGAAACCGACGGTCAATTTCGAGAAAATCGACGGCGGCCTCTACCTTGCCGCCATTCCCGACCGGTGCCAGGTCTGTCTCGACTCACGGATCATTCCCGAAACACCGCCCGAGGTTGTACAGAATCAGGTGGACGACCTTCTGGAACGACTCAGCCGCGAGCACGGTGTCACCATTACCGAGGTGCCGGAACCGGAAGGCTGGCGTGCAACAGGCGGCAAGCTCAAAGCGGAATTCATCCCGCATAATCATCCCCTTGCTCTCCGTGTGGCGGACGCCGAACGTAAAGCTCTCGGCCGTAAACCGGTCATCAGCGGCTGCCCGGGAGTCACCGCGGCGATGGTTTTCATCGCCATGGGCATTCCCGCTGTCATCTGCGGGCCGGGATCGGTCGCGCAGGCTCACACCGAGGACGAATACATCGAAGTGGAACAGATACCGAAAGCCGCCCGTATCTATACCGCGCTCATGGCGGGCATGTAA
- a CDS encoding CYTH domain-containing protein translates to MDRGNKRRGEKNGCMAIESEIKFTVTDRTVFDRIAALDEIASWRTLDQGIIRHTDTYFDTVDYRMCREKIVFRLRTTGHGSVLALKAEAPSGEGFFRRIEVEAETMATAEDIVHGHLPDLPPVSALFDRIGIVNLFRSLESVNNRRVILLARGGEKADYELVLDDVTFCGAKGKAAVLELEVESLAGAENGLNRIGQWLNERFDLKEAGPSKYILGMELVGGMY, encoded by the coding sequence ATGGACAGAGGAAATAAAAGGAGAGGGGAGAAAAACGGCTGTATGGCCATCGAATCCGAAATCAAATTCACCGTGACGGACAGGACTGTATTCGACCGTATCGCGGCGCTCGATGAAATCGCCTCATGGCGGACTCTGGATCAGGGAATAATCCGTCACACCGATACCTACTTTGACACCGTCGATTACCGGATGTGCCGCGAAAAAATCGTCTTCAGGCTCCGGACAACCGGGCATGGCTCGGTGCTTGCGCTCAAGGCCGAGGCTCCCTCCGGCGAGGGCTTTTTCCGCCGAATAGAGGTCGAAGCCGAAACCATGGCGACAGCGGAGGACATCGTTCACGGGCATCTTCCCGACCTGCCGCCTGTCAGTGCGCTTTTTGACCGTATCGGAATCGTGAACCTGTTCAGGAGCCTCGAATCGGTCAACAACCGGCGAGTCATACTTCTTGCCCGCGGCGGTGAAAAAGCGGACTACGAACTTGTGCTCGATGATGTCACCTTCTGCGGTGCGAAAGGGAAGGCAGCGGTTCTGGAGCTGGAGGTCGAATCGCTGGCCGGAGCGGAAAACGGCCTTAACCGTATCGGACAATGGCTCAATGAACGGTTCGATCTGAAAGAAGCGGGACCCTCGAAGTATATCCTCGGAATGGAGCTTGTCGGCGGAATGTACTGA